In Mucilaginibacter sp. KACC 22063, the genomic stretch TTAAAGTCTCCCTGTAAGTGAATATCTCATTGAGATAGTTGTGCAGATTTTGCTTTTGTTCAGTTGATATTATCATTTGGTAGCAGGTTTTAGGTTTAACAGCAGATGCAATTGCTCAACAAAGCTTTGTGCTTCTTTTACTTTGATAGTTACCTCTTTGCCGCCTTGTTCAGTAAGCCGGTAATATTTGCGTACACGGTTATCTACAATATCGGTAAAAGTTTCCAGTAAGCCCTCCGCCTCAAGTTTATGCAAAGTAGGGTATAAGGCGCCCTCAGTAAGCATAATCTCGCCCGAAGTGATCTCTTTTACTTTTTGTGTAATCTCGTAGCCATACATGCGCTCATTGTCTTCCAGTAATTTAAGTACAATGGTTTGTAAAGTGCCTTTTATCAATTGGTTGCTGCCCATATTCAAATGTATAACTAATTTATATACCTAACAAAATTATGCATTAGAATTAATTACAAAAAAAGTCCGCCTTATAAAGGGCGGACTTCCATATGATATACGAATTAATACTATGTATCTATACGTGCGTATTTCGCATTTTTTTCAATAAACTCACGGCGCGGTGCAACCTCATCGCCCATTAGCATAGAGAAGGTATAATCGCATTCCGCAGCATTATCAATAGTTACCTGGCGTAAGGTACGTGTAGCAGGATTCATGGTGGTTTCCCATAGCTGCACGTCGTTCATCTCGCCCAAACCTTTGTAACGCTGTACGTGTACGCTGTCTTCTTTACCGGCACCTTTTAAACGCTGAATCGCGGCATCGCGTTGTTCCTCGTTCCAGCAATATTCCTGGTCTTTACCTTTTTTTACTAGGTAAAGCGGCGGCGTAGCAATATATACGTACCCATACTCAACCAGCTCTTTCATATAGCGGAAGAAGAAAGTTAAGATCAGCGTGGTAATGTGCGAACCGTCAACGTCGGCATCCGTCATGATGATGATCTTGTGGTAACGTAGTTTGGCAAGGTTAAGTGCTTTGCTATCTTCAGGGGTACCAATGCTTACACCTAAACCGGTAAACATATTTTTGATCTCCTCGTTTTCGTAGATCTTGTGCTCCATGGCTTTTTCCACGTTCAGGATCTTACCACGTAGGGGCAAGATGGCCTGAAAATCACGGTCGCGGCCCATTTTAGCTGTACCACCAGCCGAGTCACCTTCCACAAGGTATATTTCACAAACTGCAGGGTCGCTGTTAGCGCAATCGGCCAGTTTACCCGGTAAGCCCGATCCGCTCATTACGCTCTTGCGTTGCACCATTTCGCGTGCCTTACGTGCAGCAGCACGTGCCGTTGCCGCCAGAATTACCTTATTAACGATCATCTTGGCTTCCTTCGGATTTTCTTCCAGGTAATTGCTTAAAATTTCGCCAACTGCTACGTTAACGGCGCCGCTAACCTCGCTGTTACCTAATTTTGTTTTTGTCTGGCCTTCAAACTGAGGCTCGGCAACCTTTACAGAAATAACTGCGGTTAAACCTTCGCGGAAATCGTCGCCGCTGA encodes the following:
- a CDS encoding PadR family transcriptional regulator — its product is MGSNQLIKGTLQTIVLKLLEDNERMYGYEITQKVKEITSGEIMLTEGALYPTLHKLEAEGLLETFTDIVDNRVRKYYRLTEQGGKEVTIKVKEAQSFVEQLHLLLNLKPATK
- the gyrB gene encoding DNA topoisomerase (ATP-hydrolyzing) subunit B, whose amino-acid sequence is MSEENQDKSNYSADNIQVLEGLEAVRKRPSMYIGDTGVKGLHHLVYEVVDNSIDEALAGYCDTINVTIHSGNSITVTDNGRGIPTGINTKEQKSALEIVMTVLHAGGKFDKDTYKVSGGLHGVGISCVNALSTHVKTVVHREGKIFTQEYERGKPLFDVKVIGESDKTGTIQTFQPDPEIFQTTLEYKYDTLAARLRELAFLNKGIRLTLTDERETLDDGSFRSEEFFSEGGLKEFVKFLDGTRVPIIPEPIYVEGNKQGIPVELALQYNDTYSENVHSYVNNINTIEGGTHVAGFRMGLTRTLKNYAEKEGLLKNVKVDISGDDFREGLTAVISVKVAEPQFEGQTKTKLGNSEVSGAVNVAVGEILSNYLEENPKEAKMIVNKVILAATARAAARKAREMVQRKSVMSGSGLPGKLADCANSDPAVCEIYLVEGDSAGGTAKMGRDRDFQAILPLRGKILNVEKAMEHKIYENEEIKNMFTGLGVSIGTPEDSKALNLAKLRYHKIIIMTDADVDGSHITTLILTFFFRYMKELVEYGYVYIATPPLYLVKKGKDQEYCWNEEQRDAAIQRLKGAGKEDSVHVQRYKGLGEMNDVQLWETTMNPATRTLRQVTIDNAAECDYTFSMLMGDEVAPRREFIEKNAKYARIDT